In the genome of Bremerella sp. JC817, the window CGCCCCAAATTCCAAACCGCCCGCCGATCTTGTACCAAAGCCGGGACCTATCACCGGTGGAACCAACCATGCAACGCGCTTCGTCCATTGCTCCGATTTCCTTTTCGTTGTTGCCAGCTTTGCTGCTGTCAGCCTTTGCCACCACCACTGCGTGGTCGCAGGAAACCGTTGAGCCTGCGGCTCCTGTTGTGGAAGAATCGGTCACCAACGATGCATCAGGCATCGAAAGCCGCTTAAGATTTTCGTTCAGCGGTGCCTCTTGGCGCGAAGTTCTGGACTGGCTGGCCGAGGCGGCTGAGCTTTCGTTGTATGTCGACGACGTTCCCACCGGAAGTTTCACCTATTCCGATCGTCAGCAGTACACCGTCGATGAAGCGGTCGCTCGGCTGAACTTGTTTCTGCTTCCCCGCGGTTACGCACTCGTTCGCCGGGATGAATTGCTTTCGGTCATCAACCTCGGCGACCCTCGCGGACTGCAGCAGTTGGATGCGATGGCGAAGGTTGTCCCAGCCGATGGCCTGGAAGGCTTGAACCCGCACGAAGTCGTGAAGTGCTTCGTCCCGCTGGGCCAGGTGGTCGCGTCCGAAGCGATCAGCGAAATGCAGCCCCTTTCGCTAATGACCACTCCGGTCACACTGCCTAAGTCGAACCAGTTGATCATTACCGATACGGTGAAGAACCTGCGAAGTGCACTCGACGTCCTCAATTCGATGCAACAGCCGCAGCAAAGTACCGAATCGATCCGCCGTTTCAACTTGAAGCATGTCGACGCGCAAACCGTCTTGATGGTTGCCGCGACCCACCTTGGCATTCCCGAGAACGCCATGAGCGGCATCGATATCACGATCACAACCGACCTGACTGGCAAGCGTTTGTTCGTGGTCGGATCGGAAGAAAAGCTGAATCGTCTTGAACAACTTCTCAAAGTCGTCGACGTTCCCGACGAAGCGGAACTGGCACCATCGCAGCAGCAGCTCGTTTCGCATCCAGTTACCGGCGATAACTTGCAGGTGATCTACGATGTTCTACAAACGATTCTGGCGGATAAGAACCTGCGTCTCACGCGGCAGGAAGAGAGCAATACGATCGTCGCCCTGGCCGATCCTGAAGTTCACCAACTGATTCGCGAAACGATTGCGGAACTGCAAGCACCTTCGGTTGAGTTTTCCGTCGTTGAACTGGGTTCCGTCGATCCTTACTTCGCAGTATCGCTCATTGGCGAAATGTTCGGCGTCCCGAACGAGATTCCCAAGAAGGGTGAACCAGAACCCAAGGTTGCTCCACCTAAGGTCGATGCCGATCCCGGCAACCGTCGATTATTTGTGCGTGGTACCGCCGATCAGATACGGCAGATTGAACAATTGGTAACCCGCCTCGAAACCCGTTCTCCTAATACCAGCGGAACCGATCTACGATTCGTTCCTCTCACCGGTGCAACCCGCGACGAGTTGCTCGAGTCGGCCAAGCAGTCGTGGGATGGCAACAATCGTCTCGAGATTCTGCCAACCAGTGAATCGACGCAGAACCCAGTCATCGAGCGGACGCTGCATCCCGAATCAGGCACCACCACAGAACCGGCAGCGACCGTTCCGACGCAGTCGCCTGTCGAGATGACCCCGGCACCTCGCAAAACACCAAGGTCGAAGCCTTCCTTAAACGAGGACGACTTCGTCGCGTGGTCTGGTCAAAAGCCTTCAATCCCCACGTCCGTTCCTACCAGCACAACGACTCCTCCGATCCGCACCCAGGTAGTTCCTAATGGGATCTTATTGCAATCAGACGACGTTCAAGCACTCGACCAGTTCGAGCGTCATCTGCGATCGCTTTCCTCACACGAACGCAACGCGATCTCGCCGACGATCGTCTATTACCTAAAGTACGTTTCGGCGGAGGAAGCCGTGAAGATGCTCGCCGACCTGCTGGACGGCGGCAACGCCCTGAGTGATACGCCTAGCGATACACTCGTTCGAGGTTCGGTGAGTGGACTAGGTACTTTCTACGGCAGCTTGCTGTTCGATCGAGATGGCATGACGACGGTCACCGCTGGAACCGCAACGATTGTTTCCGACGCCCGTCTTAATCGCTTGATTGTTCAAGGGACGAAAGAAGACATTGCGACGATCGAAAACTATATGAAGATCATCGACAAAGATTCCAGCATCACCGAGATCGAAACGGCTGGACGCTCGCGAATCATTGCTCTGCGTCATGCGAAGGCCGAGGAAGTCGCCGAAATGATCCGCGAGGCTTTTCCTGGTCGCGTCGATACCTCTTCGCAGCGTGGTAATCCACAAGCACAACAGCAGAATGCCCCTCGTCCCACGAACGACCCACGCGGCGGTGAGGAAGAGCAGCGTCGTGTTGACGACAAGCCGACCCGTGGCAACAAGCCGGTGATGGCGGTCGCCGTCCACGAAGCGAGTAACTCGCTGGTGATTACGGCCCCAGACTCACTTTTCGCGGAAGTACAGCAGTTGGTGGAATCGGTCGATCAACGTAGCGAGCGGGCCGTTCGCGTGATCACCGCAGGGAGTGGCGTCAATCTGGAAACGATTCAGCAGATTCTATCCGAACAGTCGGGCAACACTTCGCAGCGTCCTCGCACGAACAACCGTCCGCGCAGCAATACGCCTACCCGCTCGAATAACTCGCGAGGTCGATAAATGCAGTCGGCAAGCTATCGACTTCCCACGTTCCTGCCACTTCTTCTCTTGATCCTGATGCCGCAATGGGTTTGGGCTCAAGGAGAGTGGATCCATCGTATCGACCGCGACAACAATGGCTTTGTCGAACCGGACGAAATTTCGGATCGGTCGCGTCGATACCTCGAGGAGTTCGCCGTTCCTTACGGTCTGAGCCTTTCGCGGCCGAATTCCGTGAAGAAGCTCGAGCAAGCAGCTCGCCTTCATGCCCAGCGTCAACAAAACGGCGACACGCCAGCTGCAGTCACCGGTGTCGACTCGCCAACGATGCGCGAATTTGGTCCACCGGCCGACAAGCCGCTCCTGCCGGAGTTCGGCCTCGCCGAGGTGAAGTATCCTTACACGCTGGCAGACCTGGAAGAGGTCGAACAGCAACTGCGGCGCTACGATCGTGATCGAGATGGTCGACTCAGCCCAGAGGAGATTGAACGGGGACGATGGTCTGGCCATCCGCCTCTCGATACCGATTTCGACCACGACGGTTACCTCACGCATCTGGAATTGGCCCAACGATACGCCAAACGAAGAATCGAGGCCCAAAGCACAGTTCGCAGTCTTGGCTCGCGACTACCTCCTTCAACGGAAGATCGCCGCGACGATCGCCAGGATTGGCGCGATCGGATGCGAGCCGGTAGTTCACGCAACGGCGACCGCGGCAGTGCTTCACTGGCTGATAGCCTGATGGAACGTTACGACTTCAACCGCAACGACCAGCTTGATCCGCAAGAGATGTCGAGCATCGGCATTACCATCTCGAAGGTCGACTACGACCGGAATGGATCAATCGACAAAGAAGAATTTGCCCGTTATCTGAACGAGGCCCTCGAACGGGAAGCCAGCCAACGCCAGGAAGCGATTCCAACGTGGTTCTTCGAACGCGACCAGGATGGCGACAAGCAGATCTTGATGTCGGAGTTCACCGACCAGTGGGACCAAGAGAAGCTCGACGAATTCGCTTCGTACGATCACAATCAGGATGGCATGATCACCATCGACGAAGTTCTCACCTCGAAGACGGTTGTCGGTGGCCAGTTCTCCAACACCCAGGCTCACCTGTTACTGCCACGTTCGACGGTCGTTTCCGAGATTGAAGTTGCCGACGACTACCTGATCGGCGACCTCAACATCCAGCTTTCGATCACGCACACCTATGTCGAGCAGCTCGATGGCTACCTGATTGGTCCGGATGGGCAGCGGATCGAACTGTTTACCGGCATCGGTGGTAGCGACGATCATTTCGACAAAACGATCTTCGACGACGACAATGGAGAACGGATCTCCCGGGCACGAGCCCCGTTCCAAGGCACCTTCCGTCCCGAAGCGTTGGAAAAACGCCAGCCCGGCTTGAATCACTTCCGTGGCAAGAACCTGAAGGGGACCTGGCAGTTGATGATTCGTGGCAGTCGAAGCGAACGCAGCGGTGTGCTGCACGGCTGGTCGCTGCTCGTGACGCCTGATCGCGAAGCGGTCGATAACCCTGACTCGGTGGCCGAGCGGTTGACACCTACGGACACGTCGGAGGAAGAAGCTACCGAGGGGGAAGGGGAATCTCCCGAGAAATCGTTCCCGCAGCGAGCGAATTTCCCGTTTTCGCGTGACTAGATCGCGAATTTTGCGATGACAACGGCTGCCGCAGCCTGTTAACATGACCTTGTCCGAGCCGTTGGGATCACACGATTTCAATGGCTCGCTTCGTAATGCCCACCTGGTCAGACATCTATCGCGCTCCGATCTGACCCCCATCGTCCCCAGCGCCTGGTCTTCTGTCCCGATCCCCTGATCGTCGACAACTGGCCACGCACCCCCTGTCTTCCTCCAAGAGAGTTCGCGATATGCATCTTGTTGCGCCCACCCTTTGTTTGTGCTTGCTTCTCACTTCGGTAAGCGTCGCCGAGCCCTGGACTTTTCAGGGTACGATTGGCAACTCCGGAGCTGAAGGCGAGTCGCTCGTCACATTCGCAGGCAACGAGGCCTCTGGCTTTGGCCCGGTCTTCGACGCGCAGTCAACAATATGGGAACGTGCTGGCGAGAAGCAGCTCAACCGTTACGCCTTGGATGGACGCCTCTTGGCGAGTTTTCCGCTTCCTGGCAATCACGATCGCCGCTTCGATCGCATCACGCTCGCTGGCGATCTGTTGGTAATGAAGATCCGCGATGCGCTGTACGTGTTGCCAGTGAACAGCGTCAGCGGAACCGAACCAACACGTGTGCTGGGCAACGTCGAAGCACTCGCGGTCAACGCCATCGACGGAAAGGTGGCGATCTCGAAGAAGGGTGCTGGCGCCATCGTATGGTTCAACCCGGTTTCGCTCGAAGAGACGCCGTACCTGCAAACGGACATTCAGACCGATACGCTCCAGATCGATGACGATGGAACGCTATACGGCATGCACAGCAACCAGATCTATGCCTGGAAAGATGGTCAACTCCTCAATGGTTTCCCAAAGAAAATCGACGGCGAGCGTCCGATCAAGGTCGGGGACTATTGGTATAGCTTTGCCTGGCATGGCACGGTCAAGCGGTTCAACGAGCAATGGGAGCCAGAGCCTGGGGTGGTCCTCGGTGGAGCTTCCGGCTCGTTCATTGGTTACTTGCCGCAAAGTGTCGATATCGAAAACGGTCGCGGCCTCACGCACGTGCGAGGCGACATCTTTGCCGTCTCAGGTCTGGACGGCATCGTGCAACTTCTCCAGTGGAATGAACGGGAACAAGCCTTCCTGCCGGTGCGCCGACTTGGGGCCTTACCTTCGTTGAAGGGGCTCGCCCTGGATGCATCTGGTAACATCTGGACGCCACGTGGAAGCTGGCGGTGGGATGCCAATAGTGCTGATGCCGCATCCCTTGGGGATAAGGTTCCCGACGTCATGGCTCAACCAACAGTCATTGACGGGAAAACGCTCTGCCTGCTGAAGAAGCACTACAGCTATGTGCAGCTTTCATCGGGGCCGTTCTTCGATACGAATGGCTGGTCCCACTTTGAAACGAAGGGGATTGCTGATTTCGACCTGGGCGAGAACGTCTCCGGGGCGACGCTGATTCCAGACGGGAACGGGCTGGCGATCTTGTTTGTCGATACGGACGGGAATGCGTTTCAGATGGGGGTGACCAGTTCCGGCCAACCGCGCGGCAAACCGGTTCCTGCGAAGATCACCGGCCTGAGCGGCTGTACAAGTCTTGCCTGGTTTCAGAACCAGCTGATCGCGGGCAACGAATCTAAAGTCGACGTTTATCAACGCGATGAACAAAGCAACTGGCAAAAGCTCGCCCCATTGCAACATGGTGACGGCACGTTCCACGTTCATAGTGATGGAACCACGCTCGCCATTAGCGACACGGCCGCAGGGACTGTCCAAACCTATCGTTCGCTCGACGCCCCCAACGGCGAGTTCACCTCGCTCGATCACCCAACACACGTTGCCATCTCCGGCAATCGCATGATTGTCTACGAATCAGGAAGGCAGCGCATCGTCAAACTCGTACGCGAAGCGACAGAAGCATCGCCCGATCTCACCGTTATCAAGCTTCCCTCGGACACGGAGATCCCGCAGAACCAACTCCCTGGCGAAGCCGATTTTCAATCACTGGGGCGTCCTGGCGGTCTGCCGCTTGAGGTTGCCCTTGTCACCGATAACACCGGCACGACGCTTTCCCTTCGTACGGTTGAACACGAAGATCTTTTGCTGGAAGTCGGGATTGCCAATGCCGAACGGGCTTACGTTCTGACCGGCGATCAGGCGACGCAGAACCAAGGTCATTACCACATTCGTCTGCCCGAAACCGAATGGAAGACAATTCGTCTGGCCGCTTCTCTCACGCTTCCAACCGAACAAGAGCGTTTCGGTTTCGTCGACTCAGCGCCGCTGCATGCCGCATTTAACGCGAATCCTGCGACGTGGGGTCCTTTTGATCTGACGACCCATCACGAAATGGTCGAGGCCCGAAAGCAGGAAATCCGAATCACCTTTGAGCAGCCTGTTTCTGGCAAAGCAACGATCGTCATTGAAGACACCGACGGGAATCGCGTTCGCAATCTGATTTCTGGGCAAAGCTTCATCGCAGGCCGACATACGGTGCAGTGGGATGGTCTCGATGAGACGGGCAAACTGGTCTCGCCGGGCAACTACCATTGGCGTGGGATCACGCATCCCGGCATCGCCCCGCGTTACAAGATGAACTTTGCCAACGGCGGTGAACCGACGACCGCTTCCTGGGGCCCAAACCACAGCACCTTTCGCTGTGCAACGAGCAACGGAGAACGAATCTTCTTCGCGGCTCCCGTTACCGAAGGTGGCTGGGCACTGGTCGCTTTGAA includes:
- a CDS encoding proprotein convertase P-domain-containing protein, encoding MQSASYRLPTFLPLLLLILMPQWVWAQGEWIHRIDRDNNGFVEPDEISDRSRRYLEEFAVPYGLSLSRPNSVKKLEQAARLHAQRQQNGDTPAAVTGVDSPTMREFGPPADKPLLPEFGLAEVKYPYTLADLEEVEQQLRRYDRDRDGRLSPEEIERGRWSGHPPLDTDFDHDGYLTHLELAQRYAKRRIEAQSTVRSLGSRLPPSTEDRRDDRQDWRDRMRAGSSRNGDRGSASLADSLMERYDFNRNDQLDPQEMSSIGITISKVDYDRNGSIDKEEFARYLNEALEREASQRQEAIPTWFFERDQDGDKQILMSEFTDQWDQEKLDEFASYDHNQDGMITIDEVLTSKTVVGGQFSNTQAHLLLPRSTVVSEIEVADDYLIGDLNIQLSITHTYVEQLDGYLIGPDGQRIELFTGIGGSDDHFDKTIFDDDNGERISRARAPFQGTFRPEALEKRQPGLNHFRGKNLKGTWQLMIRGSRSERSGVLHGWSLLVTPDREAVDNPDSVAERLTPTDTSEEEATEGEGESPEKSFPQRANFPFSRD
- a CDS encoding secretin N-terminal domain-containing protein, whose product is MQRASSIAPISFSLLPALLLSAFATTTAWSQETVEPAAPVVEESVTNDASGIESRLRFSFSGASWREVLDWLAEAAELSLYVDDVPTGSFTYSDRQQYTVDEAVARLNLFLLPRGYALVRRDELLSVINLGDPRGLQQLDAMAKVVPADGLEGLNPHEVVKCFVPLGQVVASEAISEMQPLSLMTTPVTLPKSNQLIITDTVKNLRSALDVLNSMQQPQQSTESIRRFNLKHVDAQTVLMVAATHLGIPENAMSGIDITITTDLTGKRLFVVGSEEKLNRLEQLLKVVDVPDEAELAPSQQQLVSHPVTGDNLQVIYDVLQTILADKNLRLTRQEESNTIVALADPEVHQLIRETIAELQAPSVEFSVVELGSVDPYFAVSLIGEMFGVPNEIPKKGEPEPKVAPPKVDADPGNRRLFVRGTADQIRQIEQLVTRLETRSPNTSGTDLRFVPLTGATRDELLESAKQSWDGNNRLEILPTSESTQNPVIERTLHPESGTTTEPAATVPTQSPVEMTPAPRKTPRSKPSLNEDDFVAWSGQKPSIPTSVPTSTTTPPIRTQVVPNGILLQSDDVQALDQFERHLRSLSSHERNAISPTIVYYLKYVSAEEAVKMLADLLDGGNALSDTPSDTLVRGSVSGLGTFYGSLLFDRDGMTTVTAGTATIVSDARLNRLIVQGTKEDIATIENYMKIIDKDSSITEIETAGRSRIIALRHAKAEEVAEMIREAFPGRVDTSSQRGNPQAQQQNAPRPTNDPRGGEEEQRRVDDKPTRGNKPVMAVAVHEASNSLVITAPDSLFAEVQQLVESVDQRSERAVRVITAGSGVNLETIQQILSEQSGNTSQRPRTNNRPRSNTPTRSNNSRGR